The window GCGTGAGCATGGCCGAGCACGGTGACCCAGACCGCTGGCGAAAGGATCACCAGCACCAGCGCGCAGATCAGGCCGGCGAAACCGCCGATGATTGCGCCTTTGGTGGTCAGGCCTTTCCAGTACATGGCCATGATCAGCACCGGGAAGTTGGTCGATGCGGCGATACCGAAGGTCAGGCCCACCAGGAACGCGACGTTCATCTTCTCGAACAGAATGCCCAGCAGAATCGCGATGATGCCCAGGCCGACAGTGGCCATGCGGGTCACGCGCATTTCCTGTTTCTGGCTGGCTTTGCCTTTCTTGAACACCGTGGCGTAGAGATCGTGGGAAATCGCCGAAGCACCGGCCAGGGCCAGCCCGGAGACCACCGCCAGAATGGTGGCGAAGGCTACGGCCGAGAGGAACCCGAAGAACAGGTTGCCACCGACCGCTTTGGCCAGGTGCATCGCAACCATGTTGCCGCCGCCAATCAAGGCGCCGCCGACTTCACCATTGACGTAGTACTGCGGGTCAGTACCGATGATCACCATCGCGGCAAAGCCCAGGGTGCAGACAACGAGGAAGAAGAAACCGATGAAGCCCGTGGCGTAGAACACCGACTTACGCGCTTCCTTGGCGTTAGGCACGGTGAAGAAGCGCATCAGGATGTGCGGCAGACCGGCAATCCCGAACACCAGGCCCAGCGACATCGAAGCGGTGTTGATCGGGTCGGCGAGCATTGAGCCGGGGCCCATGATGTTCCAGCCGCTGGCATGGGCTTCGACGGCTTTGCTGGCCAGGGTTTCGTAGCTGAAGCCAAATTGCGACATGGCCATCAACGCCAGGGTCGTGCCGCCAGCCAACAGCAACACAGCCTTGATGATCTGCACCCACGTGGTGGCGATCATGCCGCCGAAAATCACATACACCAGCATCAGCGCGCCGACGATCACCACGGCTACCGGGTAGTCGAGGCCAAACAGCAACTTGATCAACTGCCCCGCACCGACCATCTGCACGATCAGGTAGCAGCACACCACCGTCAGCGAACCAAACGCGGCGAAGATCCGCACTTTGTTCTGGTCCAGTCGATAGGACACGATGTCGGCAAAGGTGTAACGCCCCAGGTTGCGCAAGCGCTCGGCCATCAGGAAGGTGATGATCGGCCAGCCGACGAAGAAACCGATGGTATAGATGAAGCCGTCGTAGCCCTTGGCAAATACCAGGCTGGACAGCCCCAGCAGCGTGGCCGCAGACATGTAGTCGCCCGCAATCGCCAGACCGTTCTGGAACCCGGTGATGCCACCACCCGCCGTGTAGAAGTCGGACGTTGATTTGGTTTGCCGCGCGGCCCACCAGGTGATGGCCAGCGTGCCCAGCACGAAGACGAAGAACATGCCGATCGCATGCAGGTTGAGCGGTTGTTTTTCCACCGCACCCAGCGCGGGTGCAGCCAGCACGACGGAGGCCGGCAACAGCCCGGCAGCGGCGAGGAGAAGTTTACGTAGCAGGTTCATTACTTGCTCTCCTCGAGAATGGCCGCGCCCAGTGCGTCGAAGCGGGTGTTGGCGCTGTAGACGTACCAACCGGTCAGTAGCCAGGAAAAAATGATGATCGCCGCGCCAACCGGCATGCCCAGGGTCAACATCCGATGTTCGGCGAGCGGTGCATGCAGCCACTGCGGGGCAAACGCCACCACCAGCATGAACGCATAGTAAATGCCCAGCACCGCAGCACTCAGCGACCAGGCCAGGCGCGAACGGCTGTTCACCAATTGAAGGAATTTCGGGTTGGACCGAATGCGTTCACAGCGTTGGGTATCGGTTGAATGGATGTCGATCATGGGTGGCTCCACATTGTTTTTGTTATCAGTGTGTAAGGGGCAGGGCAGCGCCGAATTCGGCGTGCACGAGCCCGAAACGGCAGGTAAAGGCACCTGCCGCTTGACGGGTACAACGTTGGTTCGGGTTAGAGCGCTTTAGCCCTGTCGCGCAGAACGTACTTCTGGATCTTGCCAGTTGAGGTCTTCGGCAACAGGGTGAAAACCACCGTGCGCGGGACTTTGAAACCGGCCAGATGCTCGCGGCAGAAACCGATGATGTCGGCCTCGCGAACGTCCTGGTGATCAGCCTTCAATGTGATAAAGGCGCAGGGCGTTTCACCCCACTTCTCATCAGGGCGGGCGACGACGGCCGCTTCCATGACGGCTGGATGGCGATAGAGCACACCTTCCAGTTCGATGGTGGAAATGTTCTCGCCGCCGGAAATGATGATGTCCTTGAGTCGGTCCTTGATTTCGACGTAACCGTTGGGATGACACACCGCCAGGTCGCCAGTGTGGAACCAGCCGCCTTCGAACGCTTCGGCCGTGGCGGTCGGGTTCTTCAAGTAGCCCTTCATCACGGTGTTGCCGCGCATGAAGATCTCACCGATGGTCTGACCGTCTCGCGGGGTCGGCTCCAGCGTCTTCGAGTCGCCGACCATCACGCCTTCGAGCGTCGGGTAGCGCACGCCCTGACGGGATTTGATTTGCGCCCGTTCGTCCAGCGGCAACTCGTCCCACTCCGCATGCCAGGCGCAGAGCGTCACCGGACCGTAGGTTTCGGTCAGGCCATAGACGTGGGTGACCTTGATGCCCATTTCTTCCACGGCACCGATCACTTTGGCCGGTGGCGCGGCACCGGCGACCATGGCGTTGACCGGGTGATCGATCGCCGCTTTAGCGGATTCCGGCATGTTGACCAAGGCATTGAGCACGATCGGCGCGGCGCACAGGTGGGTGACCTGATGCTCGCGGATCAGCGTGAGGATTTTCTGTGGATCGACGCGGCGCAGGAACACATGCACACCGGCCATGGCGGTGATGATCCACGGGTAGCACCAACCATTGCAATGGAACATCGGCAGGGTCCAGAGGTAGACCGGGTGGTTGCCCATGGCCCAGGTCATCTGGTTGCCCAGCGAGTTCAGGTATGCACCGCGATGGTGGTAAACCACACCTTTAGGGTTGCCAGTAGTGCCTGAGGTGTAGTTCAGCGAGATGGCTTGCCATTCATCATCGGGCCACTGCCAGGCGAAAGCAGGGTCGCCTTCGGCCAATAGCGCTTCATAGTCCAGATCACTGACCGCCTGGCCTTCGCCGTATTCCGGATCATTGACATCGATCACCAGCGGCGGGTGATCCAGCATGCCGATCGCGGCGTGGATCACATCATGGAACTCGCGGTCGGTAATCAGCACCTTGGCTTCGCCATGTTGCAGCATGAAGGCGATGGCTTCGGCATCCAGGCGCACGTTGAGCGGGTTGAGCACCGCACCGATCATCGGCACGCCGAAGTGCACTTCCAGCATCTCGGGAATGTTGGGCAGCATCACCGCTACGGTGTCGTTCTTGCCGATGCCGCGCCCGGCCAGAGCCGACGCCAGGCGACGGCAGCGGGTGTAGGTCTGCGCCCAGGTGCGGCGGATAGAGCCATGGATGACGGCGGGGTAGTCTGGATAAACGCTGGCGGTGCGCTCGATGAAGCTGAGCGGAGACAAGGCAATATGATTGACAGCCGCAGGGCCTAGCCCTTGTTCATAGATCGACATGTACGGGTACTCGGTGGCTGATTGTTAGCTCTATAGGTGACCCTTGCAGCGTCGCCGCTGGGGGCACCTTTTATGTCCGGTTTGCTTTATATAACATTCAGCCACTTATATGGAAGTACAACCTACGTCATATAGGATATATACTATATTTGATTCTTGCGGATCTAAATCAATACAGCCACACCGCCAAGGCCGGTATATCCTTGGCTTCCCCAACGAAGCGGACCTGTGATGACCCTGACCCCCGTTCGATTGCACAGCTGGTTGCGCCTGCAGCGCGAGGGTGTGTCTCTGGCCGCCCGGGCCGATGCGTTGTGCCGTGCGCTGCAGGATTGCCCCGAGGTGCGCCGGGCGGTTTATCTGAGTTGGCAAGCCAATGCGCGGATTTACAGCCACGAGGGCGCCGCCCAGCATTTTCCACCGGGGCTGGGCGACCCTTCGCTGGCCAGCGATCAGCGGTTGTTTGATCGGCTGGCCGAAGCGGGGCGGCTGGATCTGGCGCAAGTACGTCAACTCGATTGCTGGTTGGCCGGGCGATTGCGCCGGGCCGCTATCAGCCATGGCCAGGTGTTTGATCTGGCCTTGCAGCCGGGGCAGCCGGGGCTGTTGCTGGTGGAAGTGTGCGAAGGCGTGAGTCTTGATTGGCTGGGTTGGGTGCAGGACTTGCTGACGACCTTGCTGAGCAGCGTCAACGGCATGCTGCGCGGCTCGCCGCTGTTGGGCCACGACCCGCAACCGAGCCTGTTGCTCGATGCCCAGGGCCGACCGCTGGAGTTCAATGCCGCGCTGTTGGCACTGCTCGCCGAAAAACCGCTGACTGATGTGCTGGGTTTTCTGCCAGTCAATCACCGGGTGCTGGTCCGTGCCTGCCTGGACCAGCAGCGCGCCATCGAAGGGGTCGAAGCCCAATTGGACGCGCAGATCCTGATCTGGACGTTTATCCCCGACCCTCAGGACAACCGCGTGCTTGCCCGTTGCCGCGATGCCACGGCACAAGTATTGGCCGAGCGTGAAGCGGCCACGGCACGCCGGTTGTACCGGCTGATCATCGAAAACACCACCGACCTGATTTCCAGGCATACACCCGACGGGCGCTTTCTGGATGCCTCGCCGGCGTCCTGGACATTGCTCGGCTACTGGCCGGAAGAGCTGCGCGGACAAATGGCCCAGGGTTTGTTCCATGGTCAGGACCTGGCCAGCCTGGTGCAACGCGCGCGGGATGCCCTGGAGCAGGACGGTTATCACACGATGACCTATCGCATTCGCCATCGCGACGGGCATTACCTGTGGTTCGAAACCGCGAGCCGGGCGATTCGTGAAACCTACACCGGGACGGTGGTTGAAGTGGTCAGCGTATCCCGGGACATTACCGCCCGGGTGCAAGCCGAGGAGAACAAGCGGCGCCTGGCGGAGGTGGTCGAGGCCAACACCGACCCGGTGTTGTTCATCGACCCCGAGGGGCAAGTCACTTACCTCAATCCCGCGGCGCGGCGCATCCTCGGCATCGATGAGCAACAACCGATGCCGGCCCTGGCGGAACTGTTCGCCAGCAGCGACCTGGCACGTCTGCAACGTGATGGCTGGAGCAGCGCCGAACGCGACGGTGTCTGGAGCACCGACGCGCGATTGCAGCCACCGGGGGGCGGCACTTCGGTGCCGGTGTCGCTGGTGCTGCTGGCGCACCGTTCGGCCGGTGGCGAGCGCTATTACTCGTTGGTGGCGCGGGACATGACCGAGCGTGAACTGCGTGAAGTGCAACAGCGCCGCCATCAGGACGAACTGGCGCACACCGCGCGGCTGGTCACCCTGGGTGAATTGGCCTCGGGCATCGCACACGAAATCAACCAGCCGTTGGCGGCGGTGGTCAATTACGCCAATGCCAGTCAGCGCTATTTGCAGACGCTGGACTCCAATCCCCAGGCCGCCGCCCGAGTGGCGCAAGGGCTGGAGCGCATTACCCATCACGCCACGCATGCTTCAGAAGTGATCAGACGTTTGCGCGCGTTTCTGCGCAAGGGACAACGCCGGATGCAAGCCCTGAATTTCACCGACGTCGCCCGCGAGGCCGTGCGCTTGTGTGCCTGGGAAGCGAGCAATTGCCAAGTGACAATCGAGGACCGCCTGCCGGATAATCTGCCGCCGATTTATGCCGACCGGGTGCTGCTGGAGCAGGTCCTGCTTAATCTCCTGCGAAACGCCATCGACGCCAACCGCGAACGACATCCGGGGCAGCCTTCGCTGATCGTGATGGCAGCGGAGCAGGGCGCTGGTGCAACCGTGGAAATCAGTGTGCAAGACCAGGGCCCGGGTGTCAGCGAGCCGGAACTGGAGCAGATATTTACCCCGTTCTATACCAGCAAGGCCGATGGCCTGGGGCTTGGCTTGTCCATGAGCCGCAGCATCATCGAAGGTTTCGGTGGCGAATTGCAGGCCCGACGCCAACCTGTCGGGCTGCTGATGTGCTGTCGCTTGCCGCTGGCCGGCCCAACAAAACAACAACAGGAATAACGTAATGGCAGGTGTGACAGAGCACGTGGTGTATGTGGTCGACGATGACCAAGGCATGCTCGACTCAACGGTCTGGTTATTGGAATCGGTCGGACTCAAGGCCTTGCCGTTTACCAGCGGCGTGGCGTTTCTCAATGCCTGTGATGCCAGTCTTGATGCTTGCGTGCTGCTCGATGTTCGCATGCCCGGCATGGGCGGTTTGAACGTGCAGGAAGAAATGCGCGCACGTGAGCTGAACCTGCCGATCATTTTCGTCAGCGGGCACGCAGATGTACCGATCGTGGTTCGCGCCTTCAAGGCGGGCGCCCATGACTTCATCGAGAAGCCGTACAACGAGCAATTGCTGCTGGACAGCGTGCAACAGGCGCTCAGCAACTGCGCGGCAAACCGCTCGGGCAATCAGGGCCATGAAGCCTTGCAGGCGCGTTTGCTGACACTGACCCCACGAGAGCGCGATGTCTTGCTGCCGCTGGTCCAGGGTTACACCACCCGCGAGATCGCCGAACAACTGGGCGTGAGCGCAAAAACCGTCGACCTGTATCGCTCTCGGGTAATGAAACGCATGCAGGCCAATACCTTGCCGGACCTGGTGGGCATGGCCATCGCCGCTGAACTGGTCGATCCGCTGAAGCTGCGGTGATTGCTCACGCTTTCCATTTGGCGTCTATGCTGGGCTTACCGATCCCATCCCTCTGCAGCGATCTGCAAGGAGGCAGCAATGGTGCCCACATCCAGTTCCGAGAAAGCGTTTACTCGCAGTCTGCTCGATGTTTTGATCCGTGCCGGGTTGATTGCCGTACTGGTGCTGTTCTGCTTTGAGATCTTCAGCCCGTTTCGCGACCTCATGCTGTGGTCGCTGATCCTGGCGATCACGCTTTATCCCTTGCAAGAGCGGCTCAAGGGGCCGCTGGGGCAGAAAGACGGCCGTATTGCGACCCTGATTGTGCTGGTCGCAATCGTAGTGCTGATGGTGCCGATCTATCTGTTGGTCACCTCGATTGCCGATTCGGTCGAGCACGCCATGACCATCATCAGGGACGGCAAATTCCATATTCCGCCACCCGCCGATTCAGTTGCTGAATGGCCTTTAGTGGGCAAGTCGATCTCGGCAGTATGGCTGCAGGCCTCTACCGATCTTCCAGACCTGACAGCGAAGTACCTGCCGCAGATAAAACATTTCAGTGTGGGTTTCCTCGCCAAACTGGCCGGCGTCGGCATGGGCTTTCTTACCTTTATCTTTGCCCTGATCATTGCCGGCATTTTCATGGCCTACGGCGAGAGCGGCAGGCGCAGTGCGATACAGATCGCTTCACGCGTCAGCGATCCGGGCAAGGGGCCGAAAATCGCCGAACTGTGTACCGCGACGATTCGTGCAGTCGCGCTGGGCGTGGTCGGCATCGCCTTCATCCAGATGCTGTTGGTGGGCATCGGATTCGTGCTCAAGGGGGTGCCCGGTGCCGGTCTGCTGGCCTTGGCGGTGCTGCTGCTCGGCATCATGCAATTACCTGCAACCTTGATTACGCTGCCGGTGATTGCCTATGTGTTCGCCACCGAAGGGGCCAGTACGGTGACGATCATCTTCGCCATCTATGTGTTCATTGCCGGTCTGGTGGATAACGTACTCAAGCCGTTGCTGCTGGGGCGCGGCGTCGATGTGCCAATGCCGGTGGTGCTGATCGGTGCCTTGGGGGGCATGGTCACGAGCGGTATCCTCGGCTTGTTCATTGGCCCGGTAGTGCTTGCGGTCGGCTATCAGTTGTTCTGGCAATGGGTAGAGGATCAGCCGCCGAACAGACCGGACGTCCCGCCGACGTTATGACTGCCCGGGCTTGCGCTAGCATGAAAGATATTCAGGCCATTCGCCCTGACGAGCAGGGCTGCCACCATGACGACACAGTGTCATCAACTGCTGGACCAGGTGCTGATCGCCCATGGTGGTCTGGAACGCTGGAGCCACTTCAGTAAAGTTCGCGCCACCCTCGTGACTGGCGGCTCGCTATGGGGCATGAAAGGGCTGACGCAGGACAGCACGCCCCGGCAGATGACCGTTTGGCTGCATGAACAGCGCGCTTCGGTGATGCCATTCGGTGGGCCTGATCAACGGACCGCCTACACGCCGGACCGCATCGCCATCGAAACCACCGAGGGCAAGGTGATTGCCGAGCGACCAGCGCCCCGGGAATCCTTTCGCGGTCACGGGCAAACATCCCCTTGGGATCCACTTCAGCGGGCGTACTTCAACGGTTACGCGCTCTGGTCCTACCTGACCATGCCGTTCCTGTTCACCTTGCCGGGTGTCCTGGCCGAGGAAGTCGAACCCTGGCAAGAGGGAACACAGCGCTGGCGACGATTACAGGTGACCTTTCCCGAGAACATCGCCACCCACTGCGCGGTGCAGGATTTCTATTTCGGCGAGGACTTCCTGCTTCGTCGACATGACTACAACGTTGACGTGAGTGGTGGCCTGCCTGCCGCGCAGTATGTTCATGACTACGTTGAAGCAGACGGGCTGCGCATGCCCGGCAAACGGCGAGCCTATCGGCGCGGAGCAGACGGGCAGCCAGACAAGGACGTCTTGTTGGTGGCTATCGACCTCAGCGACATCAGCTACGCCTAGAGAGGGTTGAATCATGACCATTCATTCCTGGGAAAAACTCTATCTAGATGACTTGAGCCTGGGTCAGCAGTTCGAAAGCGACAGCCTGCGTGTCCATCGAGCGTCGATGCTGGCCTTTGCTCAGGAATTCGACCCGCAACCGTTTCACCTCGATCCTGAAGCCGCCGAACTGAGCCTGTTCCGTGGTCTGGCAGCCAGTGGCTGGAACACCGCAGCCCTGACCATGAAGTTGTTGGTGGAAAGCGTGCCGTTGGCAGACGGGATCATCGGTCTGGGTATCGAATTGAGCTGGCCGACGCCAACCTACCCGGACGATCTGTTGCGCCTGCAATGCACCGTTCAGGCCATCGATCCGTCCAGCACCAAGCCGGACCGGGGTGTGGTGACCCTGTTCATGGAAACACTCAATCAAAACGATAAGGTCGTGCAACGAGCCACCGGCAAACTGCTGGTGTTCAGAAGACCGGCGCCTGATTGAGACAGTAGTCATGGGTATATGGAGCGGGCGTGAGCGGCAAGGCGTCTTGCCGTTGCACTGAGCGCGTTCCTTGTCGATTGCAGGGGCGGGAGGCGGCGTTGTGAAAACATTCCTGCTCATGCCTGGCGCTTCAACGCTGAACATGTTGCGCCAAGCGTGCCTGCAACGCCGTGATGCGGTGCCGCCAACCTTAACCGAAAAAGCGCTTATTCCAGGCATTCCAGATGCCCGCTACTGGCTGGACCAGGACCTGACGCCGTTCATTCGGGATGTGAGTCAGGCCAACCTTCGAGAAGCCGAAGCGCTTGCCAGCGCAGGGATGCCCAATGACACCCTGCCGTTGGCCAGCATGTTGGCCGTTTCCGGGGGCGGCGATGCCGGCACATTCGCCGGGGGCATCATTGCGGGGTGGACCCAGCATGGGTCTCGTCCCGTGTTCAAAGTCGTCACCGGCATCAGCGCTGGCGCCCTGGTCGCCCCATTTGCCTACCTGGGGCCCCAGTACGACAGTGTCATTCTGGGTATCTGCAATGCAGTCGGTCCAAAAGACATTTTCCATCCGCGCAATATGCTGA of the Pseudomonas frederiksbergensis genome contains:
- a CDS encoding cation acetate symporter, whose product is MNLLRKLLLAAAGLLPASVVLAAPALGAVEKQPLNLHAIGMFFVFVLGTLAITWWAARQTKSTSDFYTAGGGITGFQNGLAIAGDYMSAATLLGLSSLVFAKGYDGFIYTIGFFVGWPIITFLMAERLRNLGRYTFADIVSYRLDQNKVRIFAAFGSLTVVCCYLIVQMVGAGQLIKLLFGLDYPVAVVIVGALMLVYVIFGGMIATTWVQIIKAVLLLAGGTTLALMAMSQFGFSYETLASKAVEAHASGWNIMGPGSMLADPINTASMSLGLVFGIAGLPHILMRFFTVPNAKEARKSVFYATGFIGFFFLVVCTLGFAAMVIIGTDPQYYVNGEVGGALIGGGNMVAMHLAKAVGGNLFFGFLSAVAFATILAVVSGLALAGASAISHDLYATVFKKGKASQKQEMRVTRMATVGLGIIAILLGILFEKMNVAFLVGLTFGIAASTNFPVLIMAMYWKGLTTKGAIIGGFAGLICALVLVILSPAVWVTVLGHAHAIFPYDHPALFSMPLAFFVIVVVSKLDQSVRADKERDAYADQFVRAQTGLGAASASAH
- a CDS encoding DUF485 domain-containing protein, whose translation is MIDIHSTDTQRCERIRSNPKFLQLVNSRSRLAWSLSAAVLGIYYAFMLVVAFAPQWLHAPLAEHRMLTLGMPVGAAIIIFSWLLTGWYVYSANTRFDALGAAILEESK
- a CDS encoding acyl-CoA synthetase → MSIYEQGLGPAAVNHIALSPLSFIERTASVYPDYPAVIHGSIRRTWAQTYTRCRRLASALAGRGIGKNDTVAVMLPNIPEMLEVHFGVPMIGAVLNPLNVRLDAEAIAFMLQHGEAKVLITDREFHDVIHAAIGMLDHPPLVIDVNDPEYGEGQAVSDLDYEALLAEGDPAFAWQWPDDEWQAISLNYTSGTTGNPKGVVYHHRGAYLNSLGNQMTWAMGNHPVYLWTLPMFHCNGWCYPWIITAMAGVHVFLRRVDPQKILTLIREHQVTHLCAAPIVLNALVNMPESAKAAIDHPVNAMVAGAAPPAKVIGAVEEMGIKVTHVYGLTETYGPVTLCAWHAEWDELPLDERAQIKSRQGVRYPTLEGVMVGDSKTLEPTPRDGQTIGEIFMRGNTVMKGYLKNPTATAEAFEGGWFHTGDLAVCHPNGYVEIKDRLKDIIISGGENISTIELEGVLYRHPAVMEAAVVARPDEKWGETPCAFITLKADHQDVREADIIGFCREHLAGFKVPRTVVFTLLPKTSTGKIQKYVLRDRAKAL
- a CDS encoding PAS domain-containing sensor histidine kinase, with the translated sequence MTLTPVRLHSWLRLQREGVSLAARADALCRALQDCPEVRRAVYLSWQANARIYSHEGAAQHFPPGLGDPSLASDQRLFDRLAEAGRLDLAQVRQLDCWLAGRLRRAAISHGQVFDLALQPGQPGLLLVEVCEGVSLDWLGWVQDLLTTLLSSVNGMLRGSPLLGHDPQPSLLLDAQGRPLEFNAALLALLAEKPLTDVLGFLPVNHRVLVRACLDQQRAIEGVEAQLDAQILIWTFIPDPQDNRVLARCRDATAQVLAEREAATARRLYRLIIENTTDLISRHTPDGRFLDASPASWTLLGYWPEELRGQMAQGLFHGQDLASLVQRARDALEQDGYHTMTYRIRHRDGHYLWFETASRAIRETYTGTVVEVVSVSRDITARVQAEENKRRLAEVVEANTDPVLFIDPEGQVTYLNPAARRILGIDEQQPMPALAELFASSDLARLQRDGWSSAERDGVWSTDARLQPPGGGTSVPVSLVLLAHRSAGGERYYSLVARDMTERELREVQQRRHQDELAHTARLVTLGELASGIAHEINQPLAAVVNYANASQRYLQTLDSNPQAAARVAQGLERITHHATHASEVIRRLRAFLRKGQRRMQALNFTDVAREAVRLCAWEASNCQVTIEDRLPDNLPPIYADRVLLEQVLLNLLRNAIDANRERHPGQPSLIVMAAEQGAGATVEISVQDQGPGVSEPELEQIFTPFYTSKADGLGLGLSMSRSIIEGFGGELQARRQPVGLLMCCRLPLAGPTKQQQE
- a CDS encoding response regulator transcription factor; the encoded protein is MAGVTEHVVYVVDDDQGMLDSTVWLLESVGLKALPFTSGVAFLNACDASLDACVLLDVRMPGMGGLNVQEEMRARELNLPIIFVSGHADVPIVVRAFKAGAHDFIEKPYNEQLLLDSVQQALSNCAANRSGNQGHEALQARLLTLTPRERDVLLPLVQGYTTREIAEQLGVSAKTVDLYRSRVMKRMQANTLPDLVGMAIAAELVDPLKLR
- a CDS encoding AI-2E family transporter, with the translated sequence MVPTSSSEKAFTRSLLDVLIRAGLIAVLVLFCFEIFSPFRDLMLWSLILAITLYPLQERLKGPLGQKDGRIATLIVLVAIVVLMVPIYLLVTSIADSVEHAMTIIRDGKFHIPPPADSVAEWPLVGKSISAVWLQASTDLPDLTAKYLPQIKHFSVGFLAKLAGVGMGFLTFIFALIIAGIFMAYGESGRRSAIQIASRVSDPGKGPKIAELCTATIRAVALGVVGIAFIQMLLVGIGFVLKGVPGAGLLALAVLLLGIMQLPATLITLPVIAYVFATEGASTVTIIFAIYVFIAGLVDNVLKPLLLGRGVDVPMPVVLIGALGGMVTSGILGLFIGPVVLAVGYQLFWQWVEDQPPNRPDVPPTL
- a CDS encoding MaoC family dehydratase, with amino-acid sequence MTIHSWEKLYLDDLSLGQQFESDSLRVHRASMLAFAQEFDPQPFHLDPEAAELSLFRGLAASGWNTAALTMKLLVESVPLADGIIGLGIELSWPTPTYPDDLLRLQCTVQAIDPSSTKPDRGVVTLFMETLNQNDKVVQRATGKLLVFRRPAPD